In one window of Leifsonia sp. NPDC080035 DNA:
- a CDS encoding AzlD domain-containing protein, producing the protein MTTWHIILLGSIAVLALKAAGWLVPPKALDHPTVARVSDLLTAALLAALICVQTFGAGQSLQLDARLPAVAIAAGLYALRVPFIIVVPAAAVVAAVIRLFT; encoded by the coding sequence GTGACCACCTGGCACATCATCCTGCTCGGCTCCATCGCAGTGCTGGCGCTGAAGGCGGCCGGCTGGCTGGTGCCGCCGAAGGCCCTCGATCACCCGACGGTCGCGCGCGTCAGCGACCTGCTGACCGCGGCCCTGCTCGCCGCGCTGATCTGCGTGCAGACCTTCGGCGCCGGCCAGTCGCTGCAGCTGGATGCGCGGCTCCCCGCCGTCGCGATCGCCGCCGGGCTCTACGCGCTGCGCGTCCCGTTCATCATCGTGGTGCCGGCGGCCGCGGTCGTCGCTGCTGTCATCCGGCTCTTCACCTGA
- a CDS encoding AzlC family ABC transporter permease: protein MTRAARTTQERAAARSGWAVGIATAAYGISFGALATASGLDVWQACVLSLVMFSGGSQFALIGVLASGGVGAGGTAIASAALLGVRNSFYALRLSRIIGAGFWRRSAAVQLTIDESTAVATAQTEPRAQRIGFWVTGLVVYIGWNLMTLAGALLGNLIGDVKAYGLDAAAAAAFLGLLWPRLKARQTQAVAVAAGFVATLLTPFLMPGLPVLAAAVVAIVVGALNLFGRRDDPPHPDPVPMEREVEP, encoded by the coding sequence GTGACCAGGGCCGCCCGCACCACCCAGGAGCGGGCGGCGGCGCGCTCGGGATGGGCCGTCGGCATCGCGACCGCGGCCTACGGGATCTCGTTCGGCGCCCTCGCCACCGCCTCCGGACTCGACGTCTGGCAGGCCTGCGTACTCAGCCTCGTCATGTTCAGCGGCGGCTCGCAGTTCGCCCTGATCGGCGTGCTGGCCTCCGGCGGCGTCGGCGCGGGCGGCACCGCCATCGCGAGCGCCGCCCTGCTCGGCGTGCGCAACTCCTTCTACGCGCTGCGCCTCTCCCGCATCATCGGCGCCGGCTTCTGGCGCCGCTCCGCCGCCGTGCAGCTCACCATCGACGAGTCGACGGCGGTCGCCACCGCGCAGACCGAGCCGCGCGCGCAACGCATCGGCTTCTGGGTCACCGGCCTGGTGGTCTACATCGGCTGGAACCTGATGACCCTCGCCGGCGCCCTGCTGGGAAACCTGATCGGCGACGTGAAGGCCTACGGGCTCGACGCGGCCGCCGCCGCCGCGTTCCTCGGCCTGCTCTGGCCGCGGCTGAAGGCCAGGCAGACGCAGGCCGTCGCGGTCGCCGCCGGGTTCGTCGCGACGCTGCTCACCCCGTTCCTCATGCCCGGCCTGCCGGTGCTCGCCGCGGCCGTGGTCGCGATCGTGGTCGGCGCGCTCAACCTGTTCGGGCGCAGGGACGACCCTCCGCATCCCGACCCCGTCCCGATGGAGAGGGAGGTGGAGCCGTGA
- a CDS encoding TetR/AcrR family transcriptional regulator, translated as MTSTTTPSKRTGGRSAAVIHSVRTAVEELVREKGSERVTVPMIAERAGVNPTSIYRRWGDLPTLINDIATYHLDPDRPLADHGSLRDDLTDWARGLVTHFRKPVNAALLRGGAGAAGDRQSDCLRNRRTESGMLLARHPESGLTEDEVMDVVVAPIIYRVIFQPWTLDDSTAETVVARLFR; from the coding sequence ATGACCAGTACGACCACACCGTCGAAGCGGACGGGCGGACGCAGCGCCGCGGTCATCCACAGCGTCAGGACCGCCGTCGAAGAGCTCGTCAGAGAGAAGGGCAGCGAGCGCGTCACGGTGCCGATGATCGCGGAGCGCGCCGGCGTCAATCCCACCAGCATCTACCGGCGCTGGGGCGACCTGCCAACGCTCATCAACGACATCGCCACCTATCACCTCGACCCCGACCGACCCCTCGCCGACCACGGCTCGCTCCGCGACGATCTCACCGACTGGGCCCGCGGGCTCGTCACGCACTTCCGCAAGCCGGTCAACGCCGCCCTGCTCCGCGGCGGGGCCGGCGCAGCCGGCGACCGGCAGTCGGACTGCCTCCGCAATCGCCGGACCGAGTCCGGGATGCTGCTCGCCCGCCACCCGGAATCCGGGCTCACCGAGGACGAGGTGATGGACGTGGTCGTCGCCCCGATCATCTACCGCGTCATCTTCCAGCCCTGGACCCTCGACGACTCGACCGCCGAGACGGTCGTGGCCAGACTGTTCCGGTGA
- a CDS encoding MFS transporter, which yields MSTAEQTRVTGSVPAVRLSRPRRLRPAAAFTGTALAFVAVALAVGAPSPLFVLYQQEWGFPSWLLTLAFAIYAVTLLITLLVAGSLSDHIGRRPVLIGALALQVVAMLMFLFATDIGWIIGARSVQGVATGAAMSTFTAALVELAPERQKKLGATIGSTAPVGGIALGAFFTGLAVQFTAQPTTLVFATLALLFVAGILVVLASPETVRARPGAVRSLIPRLLIPRAARSEFAAAIPLFVATWMLAGLFIGLSPSIVHGLFHLDSGLLNGAIVAVPPAVGAAAGLVLTRAAARTTTIWAMAAIIVGVGIAGVGIVAESLPLLFAGAVVAGGGFGAGFSAMLRILAPLAPNDQRAELFAAIFLVSYLAYGVPALAAGELIATIGLLPTALGYVVAIAAASAVALAVQLVKRRR from the coding sequence ATGTCTACAGCCGAGCAGACCCGCGTGACGGGGTCCGTGCCCGCCGTCCGCCTCTCGCGGCCTCGCCGGCTGCGTCCGGCCGCGGCGTTCACCGGCACCGCCCTCGCGTTCGTCGCGGTGGCGCTCGCCGTCGGGGCGCCGAGCCCGCTCTTCGTGCTCTACCAGCAGGAGTGGGGCTTCCCGTCCTGGCTGCTGACGCTCGCCTTCGCGATCTACGCGGTCACGCTGCTCATCACGCTGCTGGTCGCCGGGTCGCTCTCGGACCACATCGGGCGCCGCCCGGTGCTGATCGGCGCGCTCGCGCTGCAGGTCGTCGCGATGCTGATGTTCCTGTTCGCGACGGACATCGGCTGGATCATCGGCGCCCGCTCGGTGCAGGGCGTGGCGACGGGCGCGGCGATGAGCACGTTCACGGCGGCGCTGGTGGAGCTGGCCCCGGAGCGGCAGAAGAAGCTCGGCGCGACCATCGGCAGCACGGCGCCCGTCGGCGGCATCGCGCTCGGTGCATTCTTCACCGGCCTCGCCGTGCAGTTCACCGCCCAGCCGACGACGCTCGTGTTCGCCACCCTCGCGCTGCTGTTCGTGGCAGGCATCCTCGTCGTCCTGGCGTCGCCGGAGACGGTGCGAGCGCGGCCGGGAGCGGTGCGCTCCCTGATCCCGCGCCTGCTGATTCCCCGGGCGGCACGCTCGGAGTTCGCGGCGGCCATCCCGCTGTTCGTGGCGACGTGGATGCTGGCGGGGCTGTTCATCGGGCTCTCACCCTCGATCGTGCACGGGCTCTTCCACCTCGACTCCGGGCTGCTGAACGGCGCCATCGTCGCGGTACCCCCGGCCGTCGGCGCCGCCGCCGGCCTCGTGCTGACCAGGGCCGCCGCCCGGACGACCACCATCTGGGCGATGGCGGCGATCATCGTCGGCGTCGGCATCGCCGGGGTCGGCATCGTGGCCGAGTCGCTGCCACTCCTGTTCGCGGGTGCGGTCGTCGCGGGCGGCGGCTTCGGCGCCGGGTTCTCGGCGATGCTGCGCATCCTCGCGCCGCTCGCGCCGAACGACCAGCGCGCCGAGCTGTTCGCGGCGATCTTCCTCGTCAGCTACCTGGCGTACGGCGTGCCCGCGCTCGCCGCGGGCGAGCTGATCGCGACGATCGGTCTCCTGCCGACCGCGCTCGGTTACGTGGTCGCGATCGCGGCCGCATCGGCGGTGGCGCTCGCCGTGCAGCTGGTCAAGCGACGTCGATGA
- a CDS encoding NADPH:quinone reductase, with the protein MKAVSYAATGDSDVLVLGEREEPHAGPGEVRVRIHVSAVNPTDWKSRRGSGPAELPRPQVPNQDGAGVVDEVGDGVTGLRVGDRVWVWDAAFQRPDGTAQELVVLPERQAVALPDAVSFDVGASLGIPALTAHRALTSYEHAPAELGEGSLDGRTVLVAGGAGAVGHAAIQLAVWAGATVIATVSSHEKAELARAAGAHHVVNYTDPDTAEAIGALAPRGVDVIVEVNVGANAELDAKVAARGATIASYADAPGVTEVVVPIRPSMQKNLRWQFVLTYTVTPEQKDAAVRAVSAAVAAGALPVGEEHGLPLTRFPLAETAAAHDAVEGGIVGKVLIDVA; encoded by the coding sequence ATGAAGGCTGTGAGCTACGCCGCGACCGGCGATTCGGATGTCCTCGTCCTCGGCGAGCGCGAGGAGCCGCACGCCGGACCCGGCGAAGTGCGCGTGCGCATCCACGTTTCCGCGGTGAACCCGACCGACTGGAAGTCGCGCCGTGGCAGCGGCCCGGCCGAGCTGCCGCGTCCGCAGGTGCCGAACCAGGACGGCGCCGGCGTCGTCGACGAGGTCGGCGACGGCGTGACCGGGTTGCGCGTCGGCGACCGCGTCTGGGTCTGGGATGCCGCCTTCCAGCGCCCCGACGGCACCGCCCAGGAGCTCGTGGTGCTGCCGGAGCGCCAGGCGGTCGCCTTGCCGGACGCCGTAAGCTTCGACGTCGGCGCCTCCCTCGGCATCCCCGCACTCACCGCCCATCGCGCACTGACCTCGTACGAGCACGCGCCCGCCGAACTGGGCGAGGGCTCCCTCGACGGCAGGACCGTGCTGGTCGCCGGCGGCGCGGGTGCGGTGGGCCACGCGGCCATCCAGCTCGCCGTCTGGGCGGGCGCGACGGTGATCGCCACCGTCAGCAGCCACGAGAAGGCCGAGCTCGCGCGCGCGGCCGGTGCGCACCACGTCGTCAACTACACCGATCCCGACACCGCCGAGGCGATCGGCGCGCTCGCCCCTCGCGGGGTGGATGTCATCGTCGAGGTGAACGTCGGCGCGAATGCCGAGCTGGATGCGAAGGTCGCCGCGCGCGGCGCGACCATTGCGAGCTACGCCGATGCGCCCGGCGTCACCGAGGTCGTGGTGCCGATCCGCCCGAGCATGCAGAAGAACCTGCGCTGGCAGTTCGTGCTCACCTACACCGTGACTCCGGAGCAGAAGGACGCGGCGGTGCGGGCCGTGTCCGCCGCCGTCGCCGCAGGCGCCCTGCCGGTCGGCGAGGAGCACGGCCTCCCGCTCACGCGCTTTCCGCTCGCCGAGACCGCCGCCGCCCACGACGCCGTCGAGGGCGGCATCGTGGGGAAGGTGCTCATCGACGTCGCTTGA
- a CDS encoding cell wall-binding repeat-containing protein, giving the protein MQRVLSGLVAALLLLATAVVVAPVAQAASADRISGADRYATSAAIAARFDPTPTVWVASGADFPDALSAAPAAVAQGGPLLLTAPGSLSAAVKTQLSRLRPATIVVAGGTGAVSVSVAKELSAFTTSKSASSVVRMAGADRYATSRAIADYAFGTTPTAYVTSGEGWADALSAGAGPTRAQFLSFILTYPDGATIITGKRSKCAP; this is encoded by the coding sequence ATGCAGCGAGTTCTCTCTGGTCTTGTCGCTGCGCTGCTTCTGCTCGCAACCGCGGTCGTGGTCGCGCCTGTGGCGCAGGCGGCATCGGCCGATCGGATTTCTGGTGCTGATCGTTATGCGACGAGTGCCGCGATCGCGGCGAGGTTCGATCCGACGCCGACGGTGTGGGTCGCGTCGGGGGCGGACTTCCCGGATGCGTTGTCTGCGGCGCCGGCGGCGGTGGCGCAGGGTGGTCCGTTGTTGTTGACGGCGCCGGGTTCGTTGTCGGCGGCGGTGAAGACGCAGCTGTCGCGGCTGCGTCCGGCGACGATTGTGGTCGCTGGTGGGACGGGTGCGGTCTCGGTGAGTGTGGCGAAGGAGTTGTCGGCGTTTACGACGTCGAAGTCGGCGTCGAGCGTGGTGCGGATGGCGGGCGCGGACCGGTATGCGACGTCGCGGGCGATCGCGGACTACGCCTTCGGGACTACTCCGACGGCGTATGTGACCTCGGGGGAGGGGTGGGCTGATGCGTTGTCGGCGGGGGCTGGCCCTACTCGTGCCCAATTCCTGAGCTTCATACTCACCTATCCAGATGGAGCGACAATCATCACTGGAAAGAGGTCGAAATGTGCCCCCTAA
- a CDS encoding DUF4190 domain-containing protein yields the protein MTRHASKADGATASAASDAAASPHRRRVSAMAIAGFILAFLFPLAGIVVSIVSWAHMKKSTLKGKSLAVWGTAISALSLALSATSITMALIAFSPSS from the coding sequence ATGACCCGTCACGCGTCGAAGGCCGACGGTGCCACTGCATCGGCTGCATCCGATGCAGCTGCTTCACCGCACAGACGACGCGTTAGCGCAATGGCGATCGCGGGATTCATTCTCGCCTTCTTGTTTCCGTTGGCAGGAATCGTCGTGTCGATCGTCTCGTGGGCTCACATGAAGAAGTCGACACTGAAGGGCAAGTCGCTTGCGGTCTGGGGAACAGCCATCAGTGCCCTCTCGCTAGCGTTGAGCGCTACCTCGATAACCATGGCGCTGATTGCGTTCAGTCCGTCATCCTGA
- a CDS encoding MarP family serine protease, translating to MEIVVDVVLLVLAVLAIAAGWSNGAIRAAGSLVGLGLGLAIGLMLAPVVVDWMAGSGLTGVTQRSVVAAIVILVCAGIVYAIAAALASLLGKVLRHGPIRWLDSLVGAVLGLVTWAVVVWLVAGFAMATSLATVVQAANSSRVVSTLNTIAPMPSSTVLGAVDDALAGAGLPKVFEGGEPITPIEAPDRSVPSAVAKAQDSVVTVLAAKPACGVDSEGSGWVVQRGRVVTNAHVVAGASSIVVRSADGTGVDRATLVAFDPERDLAVLDVTDLSAQPLRIGEDLAAGDQAYAAGYPGDGPFTITPQRVRGELTARGTDIYQSGIVERQIYSLRGSIRPGNSGGPLLDTAGDVAGVVFARSTSDADTGYALTLDELRPVLNSVGSAPISSGACSAG from the coding sequence GTGGAGATCGTTGTCGACGTCGTGCTGCTCGTGCTCGCCGTCCTCGCGATCGCGGCGGGCTGGAGCAACGGGGCGATCCGCGCCGCCGGCTCGCTCGTCGGTCTCGGCCTGGGTCTCGCGATCGGCCTGATGCTCGCGCCGGTCGTCGTCGACTGGATGGCCGGCTCGGGTCTCACCGGCGTCACGCAGCGCTCCGTCGTCGCCGCCATCGTCATCCTCGTCTGCGCCGGTATCGTCTACGCGATCGCCGCCGCGCTGGCCTCGCTGCTCGGAAAGGTGCTCCGGCACGGCCCGATCCGCTGGCTGGACTCGCTCGTCGGCGCCGTTCTCGGGCTCGTGACCTGGGCCGTCGTCGTGTGGCTGGTCGCCGGGTTCGCGATGGCGACCAGCCTCGCGACCGTCGTGCAAGCGGCGAACTCGTCGCGCGTCGTCTCCACCCTGAACACCATCGCGCCGATGCCGTCCTCCACTGTGCTCGGCGCGGTCGACGACGCGCTCGCCGGCGCCGGCCTGCCGAAGGTCTTCGAGGGCGGGGAGCCGATCACGCCGATCGAGGCACCGGACCGCTCGGTGCCGTCGGCGGTCGCCAAGGCGCAGGACTCGGTGGTCACCGTGCTCGCCGCCAAGCCGGCCTGCGGCGTGGACTCCGAGGGCAGTGGCTGGGTGGTCCAGCGCGGACGTGTTGTCACCAATGCGCACGTCGTCGCCGGCGCATCCTCCATCGTCGTCCGGAGCGCGGACGGCACCGGCGTCGACCGAGCCACCCTCGTCGCCTTCGATCCGGAGCGCGACCTCGCCGTGCTCGACGTCACCGACCTGAGCGCGCAGCCGCTGCGGATCGGGGAGGATCTCGCCGCAGGCGACCAGGCGTACGCGGCGGGCTACCCCGGCGACGGACCGTTCACCATCACGCCGCAGCGCGTCCGTGGCGAGCTCACCGCACGCGGCACCGACATCTACCAGAGCGGGATCGTCGAGCGGCAGATCTACTCGCTGCGCGGCAGCATCCGCCCCGGCAACTCCGGTGGCCCACTGCTCGACACCGCGGGCGACGTCGCCGGCGTCGTGTTCGCCCGGTCCACCTCGGACGCGGACACCGGCTACGCGCTCACGCTCGACGAGCTCCGTCCCGTGCTGAACTCGGTCGGCTCGGCCCCGATCAGTTCCGGCGCCTGCTCCGCGGGCTGA
- a CDS encoding copper resistance CopC family protein, with protein MSRRLLSAAAGLAAAIAVILVPATAASAHDYLVSSDPAADSTVQSPLDTVALTFNDRVLDLGGNGSGTLLTVTGPDGAGTHYETGCPSIADAVVSAPVALGAAGQYTVAYQVVSADGHTVSNSYGFRYAPPAGTTAAAGSASSPCGAAATTPAATPEPTVTAQAGATPGPAATVSTPQPTKAADSGNMGLVIGIAVAIVVIAIAGVLIVVLTARRKPPAGDAAPDDEDASPRE; from the coding sequence ATGAGCCGCCGCCTCCTCTCCGCAGCCGCCGGCCTCGCCGCGGCCATCGCTGTGATCCTCGTCCCGGCCACCGCGGCCTCCGCGCACGACTACCTCGTGTCCAGCGACCCGGCGGCGGACTCCACCGTGCAGTCCCCGCTGGACACCGTGGCACTCACGTTCAACGACCGTGTCCTCGACCTCGGCGGCAACGGCAGCGGCACGCTGCTGACGGTGACAGGGCCGGACGGCGCGGGTACGCACTACGAGACGGGCTGCCCCTCGATCGCCGATGCGGTCGTCTCCGCCCCCGTCGCGCTCGGCGCCGCCGGGCAGTACACCGTCGCCTACCAGGTCGTCTCGGCCGACGGCCACACCGTGTCGAACTCGTACGGCTTCCGCTACGCCCCGCCCGCGGGCACGACGGCGGCGGCCGGCTCGGCCTCCTCGCCGTGCGGGGCAGCGGCGACCACTCCCGCGGCCACGCCGGAGCCGACGGTCACCGCCCAGGCCGGAGCCACACCCGGACCTGCGGCGACGGTCTCCACCCCGCAGCCGACCAAGGCGGCGGACTCGGGCAACATGGGCCTGGTCATCGGCATCGCCGTCGCGATCGTGGTCATCGCCATCGCCGGTGTGCTCATCGTCGTGCTGACGGCGCGCCGCAAGCCGCCGGCAGGCGATGCCGCGCCGGACGACGAGGACGCCTCGCCCCGCGAGTGA
- a CDS encoding ROK family transcriptional regulator — translation MPRGANLPAIAAFNETVVLDAVRRSTDGLSRVELAAGTGLSAQTVTNVTRRLLRQGLIREAGKQSEGSPGKPRTILRLDPAGAYAVGVHLDPTVIACVLLDLEGGIVAHVHRPSPPDGDAVTTLAATLDAIHEVLATPGVDAERVIGVGVAAPGPIDADTGVVVRPPLIPGWNDFHLRDELAAATGLPALVAKDVTCAAVAERWHDPAGASRDYAFVYYGTGVGVGFVLGGEVYTGSTDNAGDVGHVLVDPGGALCTCGRRGCYGESVRPYRLVMQGLWSGVVTAPEGVVVPDGEDVHLDVETVDALFTRLTAAADAGDERARAIVDRSIRNSAFYISNLSALLDLDRVVYGGPSWARVERRYLDLLPRRMAEIDMEILTHPVRIESSAVGEDVAAVGAAALVLDGTFSPRVGLR, via the coding sequence ATGCCCAGAGGAGCGAATCTCCCCGCGATCGCGGCGTTCAATGAGACGGTGGTGCTCGACGCCGTGCGCCGGTCGACGGACGGTCTCAGCCGCGTCGAACTCGCGGCGGGCACGGGCCTCTCGGCTCAGACGGTCACGAACGTGACCAGGCGCCTGCTCCGCCAGGGGCTCATCCGCGAGGCAGGCAAGCAGAGCGAGGGCAGCCCGGGCAAGCCGCGCACCATCCTCCGGCTGGACCCGGCGGGAGCGTACGCGGTCGGGGTGCACCTCGACCCGACCGTCATCGCGTGTGTCCTGCTCGACCTGGAGGGCGGCATCGTCGCCCACGTCCACCGGCCGTCCCCGCCCGACGGCGACGCGGTGACGACGCTCGCGGCGACCCTGGACGCCATCCACGAGGTCCTCGCGACGCCCGGCGTGGACGCCGAACGGGTGATCGGCGTCGGGGTCGCGGCCCCCGGTCCCATCGACGCGGACACCGGGGTGGTCGTGCGGCCGCCGCTCATCCCCGGCTGGAACGACTTCCACCTCCGCGATGAGCTCGCCGCGGCGACCGGCCTGCCCGCGCTGGTGGCGAAGGACGTGACGTGCGCGGCGGTGGCAGAGCGCTGGCACGACCCGGCAGGGGCATCCAGGGATTACGCGTTCGTCTACTACGGCACCGGTGTCGGCGTCGGGTTCGTGCTCGGCGGCGAGGTCTACACCGGCTCGACCGACAACGCCGGCGACGTCGGCCACGTGCTCGTCGACCCGGGCGGAGCGCTGTGCACGTGCGGCAGACGCGGCTGCTACGGCGAGTCGGTGCGACCGTACCGGCTGGTGATGCAGGGTCTCTGGTCCGGTGTCGTGACGGCGCCGGAGGGTGTGGTGGTCCCCGACGGCGAGGACGTGCACCTGGACGTGGAGACGGTGGATGCGCTGTTCACCCGGCTGACCGCGGCCGCGGACGCCGGGGACGAGCGGGCGCGGGCGATCGTCGACCGCAGCATCCGCAACTCGGCCTTCTACATCTCGAACCTGTCCGCGCTGCTCGACCTCGACCGCGTCGTCTACGGCGGCCCGTCGTGGGCCCGGGTGGAACGGCGATACCTCGACCTGCTGCCCCGGCGGATGGCCGAGATCGACATGGAGATCCTGACGCATCCCGTGCGCATCGAGTCGAGCGCCGTCGGCGAGGACGTCGCTGCGGTCGGCGCCGCCGCGCTCGTGCTGGACGGGACGTTCTCGCCGCGCGTCGGCCTGCGCTGA
- a CDS encoding extracellular solute-binding protein, with amino-acid sequence MKRSRVLVAVAAAASLVALAGCSSSSGGGDGKSIKVAFQDFGSDIMANFMTKAKTDFEKANPGTKVTLVPIKAAENDYYTKLSLMNRAATTAPDVMSEDTFLIRADAQAGYLAPLDSYVSKWSDWSNFFDNAKDAGKGDDGKVYGIPTGTDTRGLWYNKQIFEKAGIATPWQPKSWDEVISAAKKIKAAVPGVIPLNIFSGKAAGEASSMQGFEMLMYGASEKGLYDDSNGKWITGSKAFTDSLDVIKEVYQGGLGPSLEVTSDTNYQNTINNQLVPQGKLAINLDGSWASNAWLPTGATPWADWDKVMGTAAMPTKDGQDPGTISLSGGWTFSMGAKSKAKDTAWKFITFLTDKERSLEYNINTAGIPVRKDVADDPKYKNSNPTSEFFSSLVAVTKFRPATPDYPKISNGIQVAMESVMTGQASPSDAAKTYDDTVVGIVGKDKTESE; translated from the coding sequence ATGAAGCGAAGCAGGGTCCTGGTCGCCGTAGCGGCCGCCGCATCACTCGTCGCGCTGGCCGGATGTTCGTCCTCTTCCGGCGGTGGCGACGGCAAGTCCATCAAGGTCGCCTTCCAGGACTTCGGGTCGGACATCATGGCCAACTTCATGACGAAGGCCAAGACGGACTTCGAGAAGGCGAACCCCGGCACCAAGGTCACGCTCGTGCCGATCAAGGCCGCCGAGAACGACTACTACACCAAGCTCTCGCTCATGAACCGGGCGGCCACCACGGCCCCCGACGTCATGTCGGAGGACACCTTCCTCATCCGCGCGGACGCGCAGGCCGGATACCTCGCGCCGCTCGACTCGTACGTCTCCAAGTGGTCCGACTGGTCGAACTTCTTCGACAACGCCAAGGACGCAGGCAAGGGCGACGACGGGAAGGTCTACGGCATCCCGACCGGCACCGACACCCGCGGCCTCTGGTACAACAAGCAGATCTTCGAGAAGGCCGGCATCGCGACGCCGTGGCAGCCGAAGTCGTGGGACGAGGTGATCAGCGCCGCGAAGAAGATCAAGGCGGCGGTGCCCGGCGTGATCCCGCTCAACATCTTCTCGGGCAAGGCGGCCGGTGAGGCCAGCTCCATGCAGGGCTTCGAGATGCTGATGTACGGGGCCAGCGAGAAGGGCCTCTACGACGACTCCAACGGCAAGTGGATCACCGGGTCGAAGGCGTTCACCGACTCCCTCGACGTGATCAAGGAGGTCTACCAGGGCGGACTCGGCCCGAGCCTCGAGGTCACCAGTGACACCAATTACCAGAACACGATCAACAACCAGCTGGTGCCGCAGGGCAAGCTGGCGATCAACCTCGACGGATCGTGGGCGTCCAACGCCTGGCTGCCCACCGGCGCCACCCCCTGGGCCGACTGGGACAAGGTGATGGGCACCGCGGCCATGCCGACCAAGGATGGCCAGGACCCGGGCACGATCAGCCTCTCCGGTGGCTGGACCTTCTCGATGGGCGCCAAGAGCAAGGCGAAGGACACGGCGTGGAAGTTCATCACCTTCCTCACCGACAAGGAGCGCTCGCTCGAGTACAACATCAACACCGCCGGAATCCCGGTGCGCAAGGACGTCGCGGACGACCCGAAGTACAAGAACTCCAACCCCACCTCGGAGTTCTTCTCCTCGCTGGTCGCCGTCACCAAGTTCCGCCCGGCGACGCCCGACTACCCGAAGATCTCCAACGGCATCCAGGTCGCGATGGAGTCCGTCATGACCGGCCAGGCCTCGCCGTCCGATGCCGCCAAGACCTACGACGACACGGTCGTCGGGATCGTCGGTAAGGACAAGACGGAGTCCGAGTAG
- a CDS encoding sugar ABC transporter permease, with product MTSTIDAVTADARGRATSARPPRRRDKARSRAHARRSLVRSVPLIPAIGLLVVFLLGPILSSFYGSFTDMSLTGSAAASSQWVGLQNYIDLFKSPDFPVSVWLTLVFLIGSAVIGQNVVGMVLALLMRSGSRWVGALVSTFVVGAWVLPEIVAAFASYAFFSQHGTLNALLALFGITGPSWLFAFPMLSIILANTWRGAAFSMLVYSAALQEVPPEITEAAEVDGANGVKRFFLVTLPMIRRSISTNLMLITLQTLSVFTLIYVMTGGGPGNKSMTLPVLAYQEAFKFSELGYGTAIATILLLVGAVFAIVYVRALKTEVD from the coding sequence GTGACCTCCACCATCGACGCCGTCACCGCAGACGCGCGCGGCCGGGCCACCTCGGCCCGGCCGCCGCGCCGGCGGGACAAGGCACGTTCGCGCGCACACGCCCGGCGATCCCTCGTCCGGTCCGTCCCCCTGATCCCCGCCATCGGCCTGCTCGTCGTGTTCCTGCTCGGGCCGATCCTCTCCTCCTTCTACGGCTCGTTCACCGACATGTCGCTGACCGGCTCGGCAGCGGCGTCGAGCCAGTGGGTGGGGCTGCAGAACTACATCGACCTGTTCAAGAGCCCGGACTTCCCTGTCTCGGTCTGGCTGACGCTCGTGTTCCTCATCGGCTCCGCCGTCATCGGCCAGAACGTGGTCGGGATGGTGCTCGCCCTGCTCATGCGCAGCGGCAGCCGGTGGGTCGGCGCTCTCGTCTCCACCTTCGTCGTCGGCGCCTGGGTGCTGCCGGAGATCGTGGCGGCGTTCGCCTCCTACGCCTTCTTCAGCCAGCACGGCACCCTGAACGCGCTGCTCGCGCTGTTCGGGATCACCGGCCCATCGTGGCTGTTCGCCTTCCCGATGCTCTCGATCATCCTCGCCAACACCTGGCGCGGAGCGGCCTTCTCGATGCTCGTCTACTCGGCGGCGCTGCAGGAGGTGCCGCCGGAGATCACCGAGGCGGCCGAGGTGGACGGGGCGAACGGCGTGAAGCGGTTCTTCCTGGTGACACTGCCGATGATCCGCCGCAGCATCTCCACGAACCTGATGCTCATCACGCTGCAGACGCTGTCGGTGTTCACGCTCATCTACGTGATGACCGGCGGCGGCCCCGGCAACAAGAGCATGACCCTGCCGGTGCTCGCCTACCAGGAGGCCTTCAAGTTCTCCGAGCTGGGCTACGGCACCGCGATCGCGACCATCCTGCTGCTCGTCGGTGCGGTCTTCGCGATCGTCTACGTGCGGGCCCTCAAGACGGAGGTGGACTGA